From a region of the Panicum virgatum strain AP13 chromosome 2K, P.virgatum_v5, whole genome shotgun sequence genome:
- the LOC120679089 gene encoding plant UBX domain-containing protein 2-like has protein sequence MMKDKMKDFMKKVTSSGTPSSFKGTSHVLGSGPSPSSSHPASRPTNPTPNPRPAPKQPSPPPPPAPADFTPFTPLISSSSRRPDANGAAPAPTVACPSCGDAFRSELAVSEHLDGCLASAGGARARAAAYLAADPPPPAAAVEVLKRLLGNLLREPGSDKFRRVRLGNPRIKEAVADREGGMELLEAVGFRVGDEGGELFAVMDEVPGDARLSEIRRAVLLLERAHPSASPAQVETDSKESCSNGVGGQEEASKTIDRQIRVFFSVPGSSVAGNDVPDSFYNLSGEEIRNEARMRRERLEQSRLLIPKSYKEKQALAARQKYKQAVIRVQFPDRVILQGVFLPGEATGSLYEFVASALKQPGLEFELICPAVPKPRVVPHFPKPGERARTLQEEDLVPSALLKFKPKETDSVMFTGLLDELLQASEPLPAASQ, from the exons atgATGAAGGACAAGATGAAGGATTTCATGAAGAAGGTCACCTCGTCCGGGACCCCCTCCTCCTTCAAGGGCACCTCCCACGTCCTCGGCTCCggcccctctccctcctcctcccaccccGCTTCCCGCCCCACAAACCCTACCCCTAACCCCAGGCCCGCCCCAAAGCAGCCatcgccgcctcccccgcccgcGCCAGCCGATTTCACCCCCTTCACGCCcctcatctcctcctcctcccgccgccccgACGCGAACGGCGCCGCGCCCGCACCCACCGTCGCGTGCCCGAGCTGCGGGGACGCGTTCCGGTCCGAGCTCGCGGTCTCCGAGCACCTCGACGGGTGCCTCGCGTCGGCGGggggcgcccgcgcgcgcgccgccgcgtacctcgccgccgacccgcccccgcccgcggccgccgtggaggtgctcAAGCGCCTGCTGGGCAACCTGCTCCGGGAGCCCGGGAGCGACAAGTTCAGGCGGGTGAGGCTGGGGAACCCGCGGATCAAGGAGGCCGTGGCGGACAGGGAGGGCGGGATGGAGCTCCTGGAGGCCGTCGGGTTCCGGGTCGGGGACGAGGGCGGGGAGCTCTTCGCGGTGATGGACGAGGTGCCCGGGGACGCGAGGCTCAGCGAGATCAGGAGGGCTGTGCTCTTGCTCGAGAGGGCACACCCCTCGGCATCACCAGCTCAGGTGGAGACGGACTCCAAGGAGAGCTGCAGCAATGGGGTTGGTgggcaggaggaggccagcaagACCATTGATCGACAG ATTCGGGTATTCTTCTCTGTTCCTGGGAGTTCTGTTGCAGGTAATGATGTACCAGATTCTTTTTACAATCTTAGCGGAGAGGAGATAAGAAATGAAGCAAGGATGAGAAGGGAAAGGCTAGAGCAATCTCGACTGCTAATTCCAAAATCTTACAAGGAGAAGCAGGCATTGGCTGCTCGACAGAAGTATAAGCAAGCAGTCATCAGAGTTCAGTTTCCAGATAGAGTGATTCTTCAGGGTGTATTCCTTCCAGGAGAGGCCACTGGTTCACTATATGAG TTCGTCGCATCTGCTCTGAAGCAGCCAGGTTTGGAATTCGAGCTCATCTGTCCAGCTGTTCCTAAGCCGCGCGTGGTACCTCATTTCCCAAAACCAGGGGAGCGGGCACGCACATTGCAAGAGGAGGACCTGGTACCTTCCGCGCTCCTCAAGTTCAAGCCCAAGGAGACCGATTCCGTCATGTTCACCGGTCTGCTTGACGAGCTTCTCCAGGCCAGCGAGCCACTTCCTGCTGCATCACAATGA